The DNA window TCCCGTGAAGCTCGGCCCACCTGTAACCAGTTAACCTCATATAAAAGTCCTAATCAAATGGGCCCAACGACGGGATAAGAAAGGAGCAGAATGAAACAAAGGCCAAGTGTAAGATGCTTGCTGCAATTGAAGGTAGAGGTGGTAAAAAAATTGGTTCCATGTCGGTTTCAGGTCGGAGAACAACATGAAATTTTTACATGTTGAGATCCTTATTCGGATTGGAACAAAGTGTAAATGTAAGATGCTTGTTGGGAGGGCTGTCCAAAAAAATCCTGACAAATCGAACTGATCGTCAAACTGATCGTTTAGttggttattgtcaaatgtataaTAGTGATTACTaaccaaaaaattgaaaaaaaatcgacaaaaccatcaaaaataaccaaccaaacgatcggttaaatttatgatAAAAATCGACAAAAACCGATCGTGGATATCCCTAGTTGCAATTCAAGGTGAGCCTGTCCCCAGCATTTAAGttaaatatggaaaaaaaatgcctatatcatttttaaaaagcCTTGTATTTTGCTTAAACCATTGGAGTCATCAAACAAAATTGTGGATGCTTATTTATTGAATACAATAATTAGTACAAGACAATCTAAACAATATAAAGTACAAGACAACTTCTTAATGGCACGTTATTTCAGTTTAATTTACTTTCTTTTAATAATAgataaatttatgtttttttatttctatcGAGAGATGACAGACAGACATTTATAAACAATGAGCTGTCTCTTGGGTGGTTTTCGTTGATACCAATCACCAACTCTATGACAATGATATCCCCTTAATAAACACCACCAACTCATCTCTCTTTATATACACCACTTGAGGCACAAGACACCAAAACATATCATTTCTTCTTTGCTTACCTTTTCAATTACTTAACAATGCATCAATTACTCATCTTTATTCttattcttttcttattttatgttttggatCAAGCTCTAATGGAAGCCAATAAAACTAACTTCACCATCGATCTTATTCATCGCGATTCACCACTTTCTCCACTTTATAACTCTTCTGCCACTCCATACGAGCTCATGAAAAGGGCTGCACTGCGTTCCTATAGCCGAGCCAACTTCTTTCATTCATCTATGTATATCGATGATAAGCAATATGTGTCTTCACTCACTGAATATAAGGGCGAATATTTCATCGAGATTTACATTGGGTCCCCACCAGCTACATTCCTTGTGATTGCAGACACCGGAAGTAGTCTCATATGGGTTAAATGTTCTCAAGATTATAAGTCACACGACTTTAATCCACAAGGTTCATCCACCTATGATACCATTCCTTACAACTCAGAATTTTGCAAGGCTTTACGCAATATAAATATTGGGGATGCAAACACTTGCAAATATGATCGTCAATCTTACAAGGATGGTTCATATACATCGGGAATTCTAAGTAAGGATACTTTCCACTTAAATTCCACTAGCAGTGGATCACATCCTTTTCCTGGAGTAGTATTTGGATGTAGTAAAGAACATCACATATATCAAAAGAATAGTCAAGTTCAAGGTTTTGTTGGCCTTGGGGCAGGAGTATTGTCATTTGTTTCTCAATTGAAATCCCATATAGAATCCAAATTCTCATATTGCTTACTTCCCATCGGATCAAGGAAAACTAACAAGATGAGATTCGGAGTGGGAGAAACGATTTATGGGGTAGAGGTTGTGTCAACTCCACTTGTACTTAGAGATCCTTCTAGTCGCTACTATCTCAGTCTCCAAAGTATTAGCATTGGAGGAAAGAGAACAATCACAAGTCAAATTCAAGGTAATATCATTATAGATTCTGGAACTGCCCTTACAATGTTGCACTCAACTCTATACAATAGTCTCGAAGCCATTGTTAAAGAAGCGATTGGTGGTATCCCAATAGAAGATCCACCGAAAGAATTTAAATTGTGTTATAAAGCCAAATCTATTAAAGTTGATGACCTCCCAAAAATGGTGTTCCATTTTGATGGTGCAGATATTCATTTAGAGTCTGCCCACACATTTATGAAATATCATACTCATGTGATTTGTATGACAATAGTTCCAAATGATAAGCTTTCGATATTTGGGAGTATGACACAAGTGAACTTTCTAGTGGAATTTGACCTCCAAAATGAAAAAGTTTCTTTCGCTGAAGTGGATTGCACGACAATGTAGCATCATGAAAGCCCCTGCAATGTTATTCATGTCTTTATTCTCCTCAATTGCATGCGAATATATTAAGCCTAATTAATAAGGAGGAGATTATggctttgtattttcttttgaattgccACTAACAAATAATCCAGGATTTATACCATAAATAGTAATACGAACTGGTACTACGTAGTTTTAAATGATTGATTGATATAACAAGTGAACTCTTTCGTGTGAGGGAGTTCTTGGTAATTTGGTATCAATGAAAACCCACCCAAGTTAGCCCACTGTAAAATTATTGGTAGgtgataaaatattataaaatttatggTTATCTATTGTTCCAATGTGAATGGGTGTCAGGTGGTTTAGTTGACACTCATGACTGATGTATGTAGTATCTCATAAAGGTCTCGAGTTcgttcttttattttgttttttaattacttAACAATGCATCGATTCATCTTTATTCTTATTCTTTCTTTGTTCAAAGGTCCTAGTCAATCCCTAACTGATCGAAAAGGAACTTATTTTAACATCGATCTTATTCATCGTGATTCACCACTATCCCCATTTTACGATCCGTCTATCACTCAGTCTGAACGTATGAAAAAGGCCACACTACATTCCCTTAATAGAGCCAACTTCTTTCACTCATCTATGCATATCAATGGTAAAAGAGTTATGTCACCACTCATTGAAATTGAAGGTGAATATATCATGAAGATTTATATTGGTTACCCACCAATTGAATTTCTTGCTATTGCAGACACAAGAAATAACCTTATATGGACACAATGTGCTTCTTCTCATATAAATCACCACAGAAATGGAAAGTTCTTTAATCCGCTACAATCCACCACCTATGATGTCGTTCCTTATGGATCAGAATTTTGTGAGGCACTGCAAGAAAATTGGAGTGGGCTCTTAAATTCCTACAAATACAATGAAACTTATAGGGATGGTTCATATACAATAGGGATACCAGGTAATGACACAATCTACTTAACTAAAGCTAGCAATGAAGTAATTGATCTCCGTGGAGTAGTGTTTGGATGTAGTGAACAAAATTACTTACATGATGCTAATTTTGGTATTCGGTATTATTGGCCTTGGACCAGGGTTGTTATCGTTAATTTCTCAATTGAAAACCTCAATAGAacctgtagtacccggttttcgtccggcccaaaaaaaataaaataataataataaaaaaattaaaaaaattaaaaaattaaaaaaaatacaataataataataattcaaaagcccgttctgtagcccgtaatctcacaaaaaattcaaagtctgtttcttggacccataagcatgcaaaaaatcctaaagcctatttcttggaccataagcccataaaaattccaacccaagcccaatataactaaaccctagaaaatatctaaaaaataggacatttaaataaataataaacaaaagaaaattcttaagagagaaaggtgggattttgggattttttgaaataaggatAAGTTAAAAGGGGGAGTGGCagccacataaaaaaaaaaaaaaggaggcggcataaaaaaaaagaagaggaaaaagggtaagaaaatcgtGTGAGAAAGGAGGGGGGgcacaagaaaaaagaagaagaaaagggattaagagagaaagaaaccGTGAGagataaagaaggaaaaaaccaGAGAGGAACCAAGAGATAGAGGGGAGGTGAAATCGGCAGGGAGATCGGGAGAGAAAGACTTCACTAAGCACAGAATCAGAGAGAAATGGCTCACGGATTGAACTCAGTCGAAAACAGATAGCAAAGCCGCATAGAGAGACGGACGAACTCAGTCgttacacaaaaaaaatcagaagGGAGGAGAGACGAAGTTGAGAAGAGAGGAAGGAGGTAATTTCtagtttgtatttttgtattgcGGTTTACTGCTGTGGACTTCGCCCGACTTTTGATACATGAATTTCTGTTTGTATTTGAATCGATATAGTATTATTCTCTGCTTTCAATATATGGGTTGTATGTGGTCTGGGGGTATGATTGGTTTGCTTGCCGATGTTGAGTTTTGATATCTGATTTATGGCATTTGAGCTAGAGAGTCAATTTTGATGAAATTACAGAGTAGTACTTCACTCATGTATCAATGCAATCTGATCCTATTTCTTGTTGGTGTCTTAATGTTGATTGTACAATTATTGGGTTTCATATAGGGCAATAATCGGCACATGTAAGGCTGCTGTTTAAATCGGATTCGTCTGTTGGTTTATGCTTTGCTTTGTGTGGTTTGTGTTGACTGTGTGGTGCGtgctgtttgtgtttgtgtgagCAGAGTAATCTATGTGGACTGTATGGTATAAGAAGATGTATGTTGAGCTGGTTCACGATCCGTCAATCATATATTGTTTGCTGGTTGTTGGTTGCTGGTTGCTGGTTGCTGGCTGTAGATTATACTTGTGTTTGAATTGGTTTTGAGCTGATTCCATGGGCTGTGTGCTTAGGTGAGGCAAACTGAGGTATTCAAAGCCGAGACCCTAAGGTGTGGTGACTTCATGATGCACTGCATGTTTAATTATCCATAAGAGGGATATCTCACTTTGCTCACGTCTATCTACACAAGAAATTCCCGAATTTCTAGTTCTCTTCAGCACTTAAAAGGATACACGAATATGAAATTCAAGTGGAACAAAAGTGATATTTCAAAGGTTTCTATCCGGTATGAATAAAGAGTTACAATGTAATTCCAATTCGACAAAGGATTCTCACTAGTTTGTAACACTGATTCATTGATCAATGAATCTATTAAGAAACTGGTGTCTCACATCCTTACTTAGGCAATCACCTGCTTAATGCCAGGCACGACACCTAATGCCATACAAAGAAATAATACCTTTACAGGTGTCCTCTTCCATTTGAATCATTCTTTGGATCGAATTAAGTATGGGAATTCCATTGTTTTGCTTGCTGCTGGCTGGTGATGATTTATGATTGTGTTTGAGTCGATTTTTGTGCTAAGTTTGTTGTGAGGATTTCATGGTTTTATTTGCTATGTGATGGTTAATTCTTAACATGCTGGTTATGTTTGTATATGTCAAGTTGCTAGCATGTTGATTGATAATTTAATCTATGAATTTTCGATCCAAATTTGGTTTGAAATACCATGCTATGTACAGCTCAAaaattgtgtttgtgtgtgctaatcttttaatatggttttggtttgataaaattgtgtttgtgtttgtttggttgGATGAGGACCGCGCTGGACTTTCGTTTGGGACCGGAGAATTCATTTGAAGATTGGACTGGGTTTGAGCCACACACGGGCTCTGTGGGCCAcaatttgtatttttaatatttgttacttgtatatattttatcttgtttttatatatctttgtaaaggcaaatatgtaatagggtagtgaaaataatggaaatgtagtgtagagtagtgtaatttatatttatgcatattcttaacatgattagtatgcatgtttagaggtttagttttgccaatctatcaattcaataatcatgtctttaccaacttttcacataagcaaattaatggatactacattaaagttaattaggaggaggacttgatgacatttagctcctgcctagactttaattgtgttatccttatttaaacaaaatgtaaatggtaatttaacttattagatacctaaattaaagttcattaggaggaggacttgatgacattcagctcctgcttaggctttaattatgttatcttttcaaattaaagtgtcatttgtacttctaaacacaatgataaattaatttactagatacctaaattaaagttcattaggaggaggacttgaagacattcagctcctgcctaggctttaattatgttatctcttcaaattaaggtatcatttgtactcgaaaacataatggtaactaaattgaagttaattaggaggaggacttgatgacattcagcttttgcctatgctttaattatgttatcttttcaaatcaaaatatcatctatattggacaaataacttttcaagaaaaagcacatagatcaatctaggtaaccttttagggagttgtggggtgcctaacaccttccccacactcaatagacccccttacccattttgtggttcgtagaccatttttttagtgtccaattgcacttaaatcaattggtggcaactctaaatcatttttcatcctttcatcgccggtccgcgtcgtgaccccggttgcgacagaaCCCATATTTTCCTATTGCTTAGTTCCTAGATCATCATCAATTATGAATAAGTTGAGACTTGGAGTGGAAGCAAAAATTTATGGGACAGAAGTTGTTTCAACCCGACTTGTGCCTGACGATCCTTTTGAACACTACTGCATCAAGCTTGAAGGTATTAGCATCGGAGAAAATAGAACAAGTACAAAACTACTCCCAATTAATGTCATGATAGATTCCTGAACAGTTCTTACAATCTTACACACAAGCTTTTACAATGATCTCAAAGCTCTTGTAGAAAATGTGATTCATGATAGCCCAGTACTAAATCCACCGGAACAATATAATTTGTGCTATGATGTAGAATCCATAAACCTTGACGACATTCCAGAAATGATTTTCCATTTTACCAGTGCAGACCTTCGTCTAACATATGAAGATGCATTTACAACGTATGAAGATAGTTTGATTTGTATGAAAATAGTCCCAAATGATCATCTTTCCATTCTCAGGAGTTTGGCACAAGTGGACTTCCAAGTGGAAATTGACCTCCAAAATAGTCAAGTCTCCTTCGCTGAAGCAAATTGCAGCGCATTTTGATTTTAGCTTGCTTGTTATATCACTCGATGATTatccataaatatatatatatatagatgtaagCTGGTATCATGCTACTACTTTTTCTGAATCTCATATATGTACCTGAGAATCATTGAGCGATATAACAAGTGGAGGGAGTTGAATGCAGTAGCGGACTCTCTTGCAAAACAAGGTGTGTCCAGGAAAGATCTTTTCATTGCTGGGCTTGGTGACAATGATCCTCCAACTGGGATGGAAGTTGCTTTTTCCCTGCCTCCCTATGGTTGTTAGTTCTGGTTTGCTGGAGGGAGGTGGTTTTCAGGTGTGTTTTCCCAACTGTTGTTTTTGGCTTAGGCTTGTTTTGGTTGTAACAACATGAATAATATTCAGTCACAGTAAAAGGTCGGCCCCATTAGCCGACCCTACCCCACAATCACCTCTCAAAGTCAAAGATACTCTTTTATCTTGTCTTACTTTGATATATGACGCTCTTTGCAATGTGACAGACTCACCGTTATCTCTTTCTAACAGTTCTATCACTCAATATGAACTCGTAAGAAAGGCCGCAGCGCGTTTACATAGTCGAGCTACCTTTTTCCACTCATCTATCAATAATAAGAAACTTCTCTCGTTACTTACACTAATTGAAGCAGAATATGTCATGAAGATTTATGCCGACTCTCCACCAATTGAAGTCCTTGCTATTGTAGACACGGGAAGTACTCATGTATGGATACAATGCTCTTCTGATCATAATTACAACCGTAGAGACACAAAT is part of the Tripterygium wilfordii isolate XIE 37 chromosome 7, ASM1340144v1, whole genome shotgun sequence genome and encodes:
- the LOC120002530 gene encoding aspartic proteinase CDR1-like; the encoded protein is MEANKTNFTIDLIHRDSPLSPLYNSSATPYELMKRAALRSYSRANFFHSSMYIDDKQYVSSLTEYKGEYFIEIYIGSPPATFLVIADTGSSLIWVKCSQDYKSHDFNPQGSSTYDTIPYNSEFCKALRNINIGDANTCKYDRQSYKDGSYTSGILSKDTFHLNSTSSGSHPFPGVVFGCSKEHHIYQKNSQVQGFVGLGAGVLSFVSQLKSHIESKFSYCLLPIGSRKTNKMRFGVGETIYGVEVVSTPLVLRDPSSRYYLSLQSISIGGKRTITSQIQGNIIIDSGTALTMLHSTLYNSLEAIVKEAIGGIPIEDPPKEFKLCYKAKSIKVDDLPKMVFHFDGADIHLESAHTFMKYHTHVICMTIVPNDKLSIFGSMTQVNFLVEFDLQNEKVSFAEVDCTTM
- the LOC120002531 gene encoding probable aspartic protease At2g35615, with product MHRFIFILILSLFKGPSQSLTDRKGTYFNIDLIHRDSPLSPFYDPSITQSERMKKATLHSLNRANFFHSSMHINGKRVMSPLIEIEGEYIMKIYIGYPPIEFLAIADTRNNLIWTQCASSHINHHRNGKFFNPLQSTTYDVVPYGSEFCEALQENWSGLLNSYKYNETYRDGSYTIGIPGNDTIYLTKASNEVIDLRGVVFGCSEQNYLHDANFGIRYYWPWTRVVIVNFSIENLNRTFPRSSSIMNKLRLGVEAKIYGTEVVSTRLVPDDPFEHYCIKLEVLTILHTSFYNDLKALVENVIHDSPVLNPPEQYNLCYDVESINLDDIPEMIFHFTSADLRLTYEDAFTTYEDSLICMKIVPNDHLSILRSLAQVDFQVEIDLQNSQVSFAEANCSAF